In Mercenaria mercenaria strain notata chromosome 15, MADL_Memer_1, whole genome shotgun sequence, a single genomic region encodes these proteins:
- the LOC123554905 gene encoding probable ATP-dependent RNA helicase DDX31 isoform X2: MKSNLEKLGFTKMTAVQHQTIPLLVSGRDLLVKSQTGSGKTMAYVIPIVEKLCTLSPKLKRSDGCLAIIIVPTRELALQSYDVFVKLLKPFTWLVPGCIMGGEKRKAEKARLRKGINILVATPGRLLDHIENTQSLLLDKIKWLVLDEADRLFDLGFEEKVSKIVQAINKQSLERQTVLLSATLSQGVEKLAGMSLNNPQKVSITESSPDNPLSVKSSSNASGKHHTTVEDLSKQENKEVFALPKSLKQYFVVTPCKLRLVVLLTLILTKCKRELQKKMIVFTSTQDGVEFLYRLVQHLSKYPSTGSDVEDSDSENRTSLDVYHLHGDMTQKDRTATFHDFCSAKSGVMLCTDVAARGLHLPFVQWVIQYTCPAGVTEYVHRVGRTARAGTTGSTVMFLLPSEIEFVQHLNGNNISIEELKLGMVLEDVTKLLPSLPGVEETQRQAPRTVEEAATYLQNCCELYVKNGNDMDSLAKRAFQSTIRAYATYPHNLKSVFQIRNLHLGHTAKTFGLREAPSHIGHVSGLNSGSRKRKHTEQDHRSKMKMKKLDTVSEYKSPLVFTKDKKVSNRKRQKNVKKRH; encoded by the exons ATG AAAAGTAATCTAGAGAAATTAGGTTTTACCAAAATGACAGCTGTTCAACACCAGACGATACCACTTCTTGTCAGTGGCCGTGATCTGCTGGTTAAATCACAAACTGGCTCAG GTAAAACCATGGCATATGTGATACCTATTGTAGAGAAGTTATGCACGCTGTCTCCAAAACTTAAGAGATCTGATGGATGCTTAGCCATTATCATAGTGCCAACTCGAGAG TTGGCTTTGCAAAGTTATGATGTATTTGTCAAGTTGTTAAAG CCATTCACTTGGTTAGTGCCAGGATGCATCATGGGTGGGGAAAAAAGAAAGGCAGAAAAGGCAAG GTTACGGAAGGGTATAAATATATTGGTGGCCACTCCAGGTCGACTCCTAGATCACATAGAAAATACACAGAGTCTGCTACTAGACAAGATAAAATGGCTAGTGCTGGATGAGGCTGATAG GTTGTTCGATCTTGGGTTTGAAGAAAAAGTTTCTAAAATAGTACAAGCTATAAATAAACAGAGCTTGGAAAGACAGACGGTACTTCTCTCAGCAACATTATCTCAAG GTGTTGAAAAGTTGGCTGGTATGTCATTAAATAATCCACAGAAAGTTTCCATCACAGAAAGTAGCCCAGATAATCCATTGTCAGTTAAATCATCTAGCAATGCTTCTGGCAAACATCACACAACAGTGGAGGACCTatctaaacaagaaaacaaagaaGTGTTTGCATTACCCAAAAGTTTGAAACAGTATTTTGTAGTAACACCATGTAAACTACGACTTGTTGTGTTGCTGACACTGATACTCACAAAATGCAAG AGAGAACTACAAAAGAAGATGATTGTATTTACATCAACACAGGATGGTGTGGAATTTTTGTACAGACTGGTTCAGCATCTCAGTAAATATCCTAGTACTGGAAGTGATGTGGAAGATTCAGATTCAGAAAATAGAACCAGTCTAGATGTATACCATCTGCATGGTGACATGACACAGAAG GATAGAACAGCAACATTTCATGATTTCTGCAGTGCCAAGTCTGGTGTAATGCTGTGTACAGATGTTGCTGCCAGAGGTCTACATCTGCCATTTGTACAGTGGGTGATACAATATACTTGCCCTGCTGGTGTCACAGAGTATGTTCACAG GGTTGGTAGAACTGCTAGAGCTGGAACAACTGGTAGCACTGTCATGTTTCTTTTGCCATCAGAAATAGAGTTTGTGCAACATCTAAATGGAAACAACATTAG TATTGAAGAGTTAAAGCTTGGTATGGTACTAGAAGATGTAACAAAATTACTGCCCAGTCTTCCAGGTGTAGAAGAAACACAG AGACAAGCTCCAAGAACAGTAGAAGAGGCAGCAACCTATCTACAGAACTGCTGTGAATTGTATGTGAAGAATGGAAATGATATGGATAGCCTTGCAAAGAGAG CCTTTCAGTCAACAATACGTGCTTATGCCACATACCCACATAACCTGAAGTCAGTATTCCAGATACGAAATCTTCATCTTGGCCATACTGCCAAGACATTTGGTTTGAGGGAAGCACCGTCACATATTGGACATGTTAGTGGCTTGAATTCTGGCAGTAGAAAACGTAAACATACAGAACAGGATCACAG ATCAAAAATGAAGATGAAAAAGCTGGATACAGTCTCAGAATATAAAAGTCCTCTAGTTTTCACCAAAGATAAGAAAGTTTCAAATAGAAAAAGACAGAAAAATGTCAAGAAAAGGCACTGA
- the LOC123554905 gene encoding probable ATP-dependent RNA helicase DDX31 isoform X1, with amino-acid sequence MKMSDDIDSNISLNINISSKISSQLDSRNRIKGNRGQRIKARKSLKEFKKKHGTSYVPEHQSAEHDNSVTQSVQGEESRKLTEYNTEQKLEKHKKSGIVISSLFSHNPDIPAVKSCHVTQVKEDLFSSDCFQDAPLHPYMKSNLEKLGFTKMTAVQHQTIPLLVSGRDLLVKSQTGSGKTMAYVIPIVEKLCTLSPKLKRSDGCLAIIIVPTRELALQSYDVFVKLLKPFTWLVPGCIMGGEKRKAEKARLRKGINILVATPGRLLDHIENTQSLLLDKIKWLVLDEADRLFDLGFEEKVSKIVQAINKQSLERQTVLLSATLSQGVEKLAGMSLNNPQKVSITESSPDNPLSVKSSSNASGKHHTTVEDLSKQENKEVFALPKSLKQYFVVTPCKLRLVVLLTLILTKCKRELQKKMIVFTSTQDGVEFLYRLVQHLSKYPSTGSDVEDSDSENRTSLDVYHLHGDMTQKDRTATFHDFCSAKSGVMLCTDVAARGLHLPFVQWVIQYTCPAGVTEYVHRVGRTARAGTTGSTVMFLLPSEIEFVQHLNGNNISIEELKLGMVLEDVTKLLPSLPGVEETQRQAPRTVEEAATYLQNCCELYVKNGNDMDSLAKRAFQSTIRAYATYPHNLKSVFQIRNLHLGHTAKTFGLREAPSHIGHVSGLNSGSRKRKHTEQDHRSKMKMKKLDTVSEYKSPLVFTKDKKVSNRKRQKNVKKRH; translated from the exons ATGAAGATGTCAGACGATATTGATTCAAATATCAGTTTGAATATCAATATATCAAGCAAGATATCGTCTCAGCTGGACTCTAGAAACCGTATTAAAGGAAACAGG GGTCAAAGAATTAAAGCAAGAAAGTCATTGAAGGAGTTCAAAAAGAAGCATGGAACATCTTATGTACCAGAACATCAGTCTGCAGAACATGATAACAGTGTTACCCAG TCAGTGCAAGGTGAAGAAAGCAGGAAGTTGACAGAGTATAATACAGaacaaaaacttgaaaaacataaaaagtcaGGAATTGTGATCTCATCCTTGTTCTCCCACAATCCAGATATCCCAGCTGTTAAAAG TTGCCATGTTACCCAGGTGAAGGAAGATTTATTTTCATCAGACTGTTTTCAGGATGCACCTTTACACCCATATATG AAAAGTAATCTAGAGAAATTAGGTTTTACCAAAATGACAGCTGTTCAACACCAGACGATACCACTTCTTGTCAGTGGCCGTGATCTGCTGGTTAAATCACAAACTGGCTCAG GTAAAACCATGGCATATGTGATACCTATTGTAGAGAAGTTATGCACGCTGTCTCCAAAACTTAAGAGATCTGATGGATGCTTAGCCATTATCATAGTGCCAACTCGAGAG TTGGCTTTGCAAAGTTATGATGTATTTGTCAAGTTGTTAAAG CCATTCACTTGGTTAGTGCCAGGATGCATCATGGGTGGGGAAAAAAGAAAGGCAGAAAAGGCAAG GTTACGGAAGGGTATAAATATATTGGTGGCCACTCCAGGTCGACTCCTAGATCACATAGAAAATACACAGAGTCTGCTACTAGACAAGATAAAATGGCTAGTGCTGGATGAGGCTGATAG GTTGTTCGATCTTGGGTTTGAAGAAAAAGTTTCTAAAATAGTACAAGCTATAAATAAACAGAGCTTGGAAAGACAGACGGTACTTCTCTCAGCAACATTATCTCAAG GTGTTGAAAAGTTGGCTGGTATGTCATTAAATAATCCACAGAAAGTTTCCATCACAGAAAGTAGCCCAGATAATCCATTGTCAGTTAAATCATCTAGCAATGCTTCTGGCAAACATCACACAACAGTGGAGGACCTatctaaacaagaaaacaaagaaGTGTTTGCATTACCCAAAAGTTTGAAACAGTATTTTGTAGTAACACCATGTAAACTACGACTTGTTGTGTTGCTGACACTGATACTCACAAAATGCAAG AGAGAACTACAAAAGAAGATGATTGTATTTACATCAACACAGGATGGTGTGGAATTTTTGTACAGACTGGTTCAGCATCTCAGTAAATATCCTAGTACTGGAAGTGATGTGGAAGATTCAGATTCAGAAAATAGAACCAGTCTAGATGTATACCATCTGCATGGTGACATGACACAGAAG GATAGAACAGCAACATTTCATGATTTCTGCAGTGCCAAGTCTGGTGTAATGCTGTGTACAGATGTTGCTGCCAGAGGTCTACATCTGCCATTTGTACAGTGGGTGATACAATATACTTGCCCTGCTGGTGTCACAGAGTATGTTCACAG GGTTGGTAGAACTGCTAGAGCTGGAACAACTGGTAGCACTGTCATGTTTCTTTTGCCATCAGAAATAGAGTTTGTGCAACATCTAAATGGAAACAACATTAG TATTGAAGAGTTAAAGCTTGGTATGGTACTAGAAGATGTAACAAAATTACTGCCCAGTCTTCCAGGTGTAGAAGAAACACAG AGACAAGCTCCAAGAACAGTAGAAGAGGCAGCAACCTATCTACAGAACTGCTGTGAATTGTATGTGAAGAATGGAAATGATATGGATAGCCTTGCAAAGAGAG CCTTTCAGTCAACAATACGTGCTTATGCCACATACCCACATAACCTGAAGTCAGTATTCCAGATACGAAATCTTCATCTTGGCCATACTGCCAAGACATTTGGTTTGAGGGAAGCACCGTCACATATTGGACATGTTAGTGGCTTGAATTCTGGCAGTAGAAAACGTAAACATACAGAACAGGATCACAG ATCAAAAATGAAGATGAAAAAGCTGGATACAGTCTCAGAATATAAAAGTCCTCTAGTTTTCACCAAAGATAAGAAAGTTTCAAATAGAAAAAGACAGAAAAATGTCAAGAAAAGGCACTGA